Genomic segment of Coffea arabica cultivar ET-39 chromosome 1e, Coffea Arabica ET-39 HiFi, whole genome shotgun sequence:
AGAAGAATTCGTCACTGGCATCTCTCTTTGTATGCTTGCATGGTGGTGGCCTATAACGACAATCATCTAAATTTGAGTATTACTAGAGATTTTGTTCTAGCTTGTGACAAGTACGTGTGATAATCTTGTGCCAATTTTTCCGTTGAGAcaattttctggaaaatttcattgaactAGAGTGTACGGGGAACTTATTCCTACCCAAGAACAAATGTACATACTGTGAGATCATAACCTTTTCTGGCATTTACCAGTCAGGTCTCTTACTGAGAAAAGATGTTATCCACTAAGAGAGATTCGAGAAGTGAATTCATTATTTGATTTCTGTATGCTTTGTTGTTGAATCGTGAATACAATCAGGATAGTTCTCCTGTCTTGGCTTTTGAGTGGATAAGATAAAAGATTCCAATTCTCTGTATGTTTAACTTGGTATATGGTGATTCTCCTCGGTTGCAtccggttttttttttttgggaaaagggttggggggggggggggatggtGGGTGGGTTTTATTCGCAGTGTTATAATACTTTAAAACGCAAATATTTTCCCGGCTAATCTTTTTGGAGCCTCATCAAATTACACAGTGTTTGGATAcctcaattatttcaaataatattttgcttgcatcacaaacacattttccaacctacctttttatattcccaatcacctttttatctcacatacatcacatcacaaaaagtgttacagtaattattccaaataatatttcaaataatacactatccaaagTCTGCTCTGACTTGTCACCTTCGGTGAACTTGTTCAGGTCAAGTCCATGCGTTTGTCCTGATGCTCTTCGGCCTTGTTTACTCCATGGTACTCTGGCTTTACAATTTCATGTTAAGCTACATGTGAATTCTTCACTTAATTTTGTAATGGCTTGTTCGCATATGTTAATTCTCGAGTTGATCTAGAATATTGAGAACACTTGGGTACACCCAATGTTGGTACCACTCTAAGACCTGCTAGAATTTAATGCACACGGTACAACCCTTTCACAAACCATTATTTTGGATTGGTACAACCGCACAAGTACTGTGTACACATGTCAATGTTGATTAGATTCTTTCCTCAGGCTGTTAGAAGGAGGCCAAAACTTGGGTAGACTTCAAAGATCCAATGATTCTGATTATGTTACACCTTTTGATAAGATGACGCGACacaatttggatcattgagtttTGAAAGTTGGGTTTGCCCAAGTGTGAGTtttaaaaggacaaaaaatgtgtgggcaaaaataaaaagaaaagaaaaaaaatttctcaatgaAAATGTATTCTGATTAAAGAAAAAAGTTATTGAAAGCGAATAGGTATCGCCGATGGCGAGGCATGAGCATTTTCAAATTTGCCGGGAGGAGTTAACTATACTTCCTGGTCCTTGAGAAGAAGCAGGGAGAGTAacttcaaaattcaaatatgGGTTGCATGGCGCAGCAGAAATGGAGAATATCCGGCTTGGAGATGGGCTTTAATCATGTTGGATCTGAATCAGACTTTTCAGCTGTCAGTCGATGTCGAACTCAAAAAATGCTAGCCCAACCTAGACCCACTTCAATTCGATTCTTAAGAAACCATTTCCTCCAAAGGAGGAGAGTCGAGGGTGGAACCCAGCTACTAAAGAAAAGTCGGCCTACATTGGGATCTTCCATGTACAGTACAGTACAGTACCACGAGGAGCAAAGCTGCTGAGAgacttgaattcttgagtttttatcttcttcctttttttttttggggggttaCATAATTCTTGAATCCATCGGTATGAAAGCTTCGGGCCTTAGCCCTTAAAGATAACCAATTATAGCAAAGTTCATCATCCGAGTGTAGCAACACGTAATGAAACCTCAAATGCGAAGCTGGAGCCAGGACGAGAATTATCTCGGGTCTAAGCCGATTATACGTACGCATTCTGAAATTCTTCATTGAACGTTCCAAGCTAGAAATGGACTAAGGTAAATGCGCAGACAAAAGTCTATTCGGAACTCCCTTCATTTCAAGCCCTTGTCAGCAGACCATGTTTAAACTTTAAACACTCAGAAGCTCGAGCAAGGCCAGAGAGGCATTTTCCTCCACCAACTCAAGTTTTTGGACAAAGATGTTGATAGTTCAATTTATTCATAAGCTGTAGGAAACTAAACATGACAAGCActtcaaaataattttgaaagtttCTGCTTCAAGGGCAAGTGATCGACCAAAGTAACCTGCAAATCCAACTTCCCCCTTCCCTTGAAACAGCAGGGATTTCCCACTTGTGAACCTAAATCTACTCCCTTCTAAGGTAAAAGAAACTAACGTCTGCTCTTCTGGAGATTATAAGGTAATCCAACCAGAATCAAACATTAAAACTCTTGCAGAAAAGTAAACATTAAGTACCTGAACAAGATGGTAACAAATACGGTCATAGATCACAAACCTCGCAACAAGCAAAACATAAGGAAAACCTAACAAGTTTATGCATCTTAAACATCATTAGTGTGCAGTGCGCATTATTCCGTGCAAATAGCCCCCAGTCATGATAAGGGACACAAGCGAGACAATACCAGCTGGAAAAATCTTTCCTGATCTTTTAAAGCGAGAACCCATCACTCCCAAGAGAGCAGCAGacaacccaaaaccaagggATGAAGCAAAAACAGGTTTTGTAGGAAGAGCTGTGTAGACATAATACAGTAGCGAGGCTGCTAGTCCACCAGAAATCAATGACTTCTGACTGCCACTTTTCAAATAGCCCATGAGTCCACCTGCTCCTACCAAGAAAGCATAGACTAATGTTAACTTTTGAGACATGGAAAGTGCAGTCTTCTTGCTGCTCCCAAGGTTTTCATCCTTGCTTTCACCTGAATCCCCTTCACTCTCATTGCTATCGTTACTATCACCCCCATTATTgcctccaccaccacctcctcctttACCACTTGCAT
This window contains:
- the LOC113709078 gene encoding uncharacterized protein — its product is MSMAMGELLTFSQSSLLLLPKCQLQHSLRAWNPAAQNLASTLAVSSGHFLATKLVLSPIKCVPKKHVFGGIRATVISDSKMPTTFTVDSAGEGVDVLPDTGGGGNDFGNASGKGGGGGGGNNGGDSNDSNESEGDSGESKDENLGSSKKTALSMSQKLTLVYAFLVGAGGLMGYLKSGSQKSLISGGLAASLLYYVYTALPTKPVFASSLGFGLSAALLGVMGSRFKRSGKIFPAGIVSLVSLIMTGGYLHGIMRTAH